In one window of Enterobacteriaceae endosymbiont of Plateumaris rustica DNA:
- the ung gene encoding uracil-DNA glycosylase has protein sequence MKKNINWNNLLRKEKQKNYFIKLINKINNDIISGKIIYPKKQNIFYAFKVTNFENLKVVILGQDPYHEKNQANGLAFSVMPNIKIPASLNNIYKALKFDIPSFKIPKHGYLLNWAKQGVMLLNTILTVEKGLANSHNNIGWEKFTNNVINIINNNFRNIVFLLWGENAKKKIKFINNKKHYILTTSHPSPFSAHKGFLNCKHFSKTNKYLIYHNYNPINWNLNFT, from the coding sequence ATGAAAAAAAATATTAATTGGAATAATCTTTTACGTAAAGAAAAACAAAAAAATTATTTTATAAAATTAATAAATAAAATTAATAATGATATTATTTCTGGTAAAATTATTTATCCAAAAAAACAAAATATATTTTATGCTTTTAAAGTTACTAATTTTGAAAATTTAAAAGTAGTTATATTAGGTCAAGATCCTTATCATGAAAAAAATCAAGCAAATGGTTTAGCATTTTCTGTAATGCCTAATATTAAAATCCCTGCTTCATTAAATAATATTTATAAAGCATTAAAATTTGATATTCCAAGTTTTAAAATTCCAAAACATGGATATTTATTAAATTGGGCTAAACAAGGTGTAATGTTATTAAATACTATATTAACAGTAGAAAAAGGTTTGGCTAATTCTCATAATAATATTGGATGGGAAAAATTTACAAATAACGTAATTAATATTATTAATAATAATTTTAGAAATATAGTATTTTTATTATGGGGAGAAAATGCAAAAAAAAAAATCAAGTTTATTAATAATAAAAAACATTATATTTTAACTACATCACATCCTTCACCTTTTTCAGCTCATAAGGGTTTTTTAAATTGTAAACATTTCTCTAAAACAAATAAATATCTTATTTATCATAATTATAATCCCATTAATTGGAATTTAAATTTTACATAA
- the rpsF gene encoding 30S ribosomal protein S6: MRYYEIILIIHPDQSDQIENLLKDYKNIIDQNKGIISRLENWGRRQLSYPINKLHKAHYILMNIVINNNYIINLEKKFYLNESIIRYIIIRTKKIIKTISPILKLKDEHNIEQKNDDIIKTI; the protein is encoded by the coding sequence ATGAGATATTATGAAATAATATTAATTATACATCCAGATCAAAGTGATCAAATTGAAAATCTTTTAAAAGATTATAAAAATATTATTGATCAAAATAAAGGCATTATTTCTAGATTAGAAAATTGGGGAAGAAGACAATTATCATATCCTATTAATAAATTACATAAAGCACATTATATATTAATGAATATAGTAATTAATAATAATTATATTATTAATTTAGAAAAAAAATTTTATCTTAATGAATCTATTATAAGATATATAATAATTAGAACTAAAAAAATTATTAAAACTATATCACCTATTTTGAAATTAAAAGATGAACATAATATAGAACAGAAAAATGATGATATTATAAAAACTATATAA
- the rpsR gene encoding 30S ribosomal protein S18, whose protein sequence is MIRYFRRRKFCRFTSEGIKEIDYKDINLLKNFITESGKIVPSRITGTKARYQRQLTKAIKLARYLSLIPYTDHHK, encoded by the coding sequence ATGATACGTTATTTTCGTCGTCGTAAATTTTGTCGTTTTACATCTGAAGGAATAAAAGAAATTGACTATAAAGATATTAATTTGTTAAAAAATTTTATTACAGAAAGTGGTAAAATTGTTCCTAGCAGAATAACTGGTACTAAAGCTAGATATCAACGTCAATTAACTAAAGCAATAAAATTAGCAAGATATCTATCCCTAATACCTTATACTGATCATCATAAATAA
- the rplI gene encoding 50S ribosomal protein L9 yields the protein MKIILLDQIIGLGKKSEIINVKSGYARNFLIPKNKGIPATKENINLLKKQITKLKLELLNIFNKAESRSKNFTKIINKIIIKARSSKDRKLFGSIGRNNILKEIRNMGFNISKKEIILPKGTLKALGNHEVYFKFHTKIIIKKTIQIINFK from the coding sequence GTGAAAATAATTTTATTAGATCAAATTATAGGATTAGGTAAAAAATCAGAAATTATTAATGTTAAATCTGGATATGCACGAAATTTTTTAATTCCAAAAAATAAAGGAATACCAGCTACTAAAGAAAATATTAATTTATTAAAAAAACAAATTACTAAACTAAAATTAGAATTATTAAATATTTTTAATAAAGCAGAATCAAGATCAAAAAATTTTACAAAAATAATAAATAAAATTATAATTAAAGCTAGATCTAGTAAGGATAGAAAATTATTTGGATCTATTGGAAGAAATAATATTTTGAAAGAAATTAGAAATATGGGATTTAATATTTCAAAAAAAGAAATTATTTTACCAAAAGGAACATTAAAAGCATTAGGTAATCATGAAGTATATTTTAAATTCCATACAAAAATAATAATAAAAAAAACTATTCAAATTATTAATTTTAAATAA
- the dnaX gene encoding DNA polymerase III subunit gamma/tau — translation MTYHVLARKWRPQKFCDIIGQDHVVKAIKYSLNKKKIHPAWIFSGSRGVGKTTIARLFSMGLSCLNGITDNPCRLCINCKDIKNNSFLDLIELDSASKTKVEEIRDIIDNIPYKPIRGRYKIYIFDEFHMLSKHSFNALLKILEEPPDHVKFIFATTELQKIPITITSRCLQFHLKLITNKEISQKLKDILYIEKLNYDEKILDILSNAANGSMRDALSLTDQLISMGELTLKNIYSILGLIEKKYLFLLIQNLKKKNVNLILEIIDKISSFNICWDNIIIEILFLLHELLKIKIINSTNKINNQYNNFYENNKKYLHIILKKFSLKEIEFMYKTFVTGRKNLNLNPNDRVGFEVIILKLIFYFNKN, via the coding sequence ATGACTTATCATGTATTAGCAAGAAAATGGCGACCACAAAAATTTTGTGATATTATAGGACAAGATCATGTCGTTAAAGCTATTAAATATAGCTTGAATAAAAAAAAAATTCATCCTGCATGGATATTTTCTGGTAGTAGAGGAGTTGGTAAAACAACTATAGCTCGATTGTTTTCTATGGGTTTAAGTTGTTTGAATGGTATTACAGATAATCCCTGTAGATTATGTATAAATTGTAAAGACATAAAAAATAATTCTTTTTTAGATTTAATAGAGTTAGATTCTGCTTCTAAAACAAAAGTAGAAGAAATTAGAGATATAATAGATAACATTCCATATAAACCTATAAGAGGTCGTTATAAAATATATATTTTTGATGAATTTCATATGTTATCTAAACATAGCTTTAATGCTTTATTAAAAATATTAGAAGAACCTCCTGATCATGTAAAATTTATATTTGCAACTACAGAATTACAAAAAATACCAATTACTATTACATCTCGATGTTTACAGTTTCATTTAAAATTAATAACAAATAAAGAAATATCTCAAAAATTAAAAGATATTTTATATATAGAAAAATTAAATTATGATGAAAAAATATTAGATATTTTATCAAATGCTGCTAATGGAAGTATGAGAGATGCTTTGAGTTTAACAGATCAATTAATTTCTATGGGAGAATTAACACTTAAAAATATTTATTCAATATTAGGTTTAATTGAAAAAAAATATTTATTTTTATTAATTCAAAATTTAAAAAAAAAAAATGTTAATTTAATATTAGAAATTATTGATAAAATTTCATCTTTTAATATTTGTTGGGATAATATTATTATAGAAATATTATTTTTATTACATGAATTATTAAAAATTAAAATTATTAATTCTACAAATAAAATTAATAATCAATATAATAATTTTTATGAAAATAATAAAAAATATTTACATATTATTTTAAAAAAATTTTCTTTAAAAGAAATAGAATTCATGTATAAAACATTTGTTACAGGAAGAAAAAATTTAAATTTAAACCCTAATGATAGAGTTGGATTTGAAGTTATTATACTTAAATTAATATTTTATTTTAATAAAAATTAA
- the htpG gene encoding molecular chaperone HtpG, giving the protein MIMKIQETRNFESEVKQLLHLMINSLYSNKEIFLRELISNASDAADKLKFKALSNISLYEDDNKLKVQISINKKEKLIIINDNGIGMTRDEVIENLGTIAKSGTKSFIESLNISSKKIGENKQNTQFIGQFGVGFYSSFIVSNKVSVKTRAAGIAYDKGVFWESTGENNYNITNIYKKSRGTEIILHIRENSNEFLDIWRIKNIISKYSDHISLPIEIQTYDEKKKQYIWEQINKAKAIWLRNKSEISNSEYKEFYKQLTHDTADPIAWSHNHVEGKQEYTSLLYIPFNVPWDVRNRDYKSGIKLYVQRVFVMDDAEQLLPKYLRFIKGLVDSNDLPLNISREILQDNNIIYNMKNMLTKKVLNMLTNLSKKEDIYNDLWQKFGLILKEGPAEDLTNKDKIIELLRFASTYNNNSIQNVSLTSYINRMIKEQKKIYFLTADNYLSAKSSPHLEFFSNKNIEVLLLTDHIDEWMMSYITDFKGKSLQLISKKDESLNDFIKKEDDINHNNQNIKELNTFIKKIEDLLGNKIKKVYLTNRLFNTPAIVTTDTNEMSTQMAKLFAAAGQKTPDIKYNFELNPNHTLIKKAINIKDEKYFSEFINLLLEEAILAEKGTLDNPNTFINRINYFLSVDKK; this is encoded by the coding sequence ATCATAATGAAAATACAAGAAACTCGAAATTTTGAATCTGAAGTTAAACAACTTTTACATTTAATGATAAATTCTCTTTATTCTAATAAAGAAATTTTTTTACGAGAATTGATATCAAATGCTTCTGACGCAGCAGATAAATTAAAATTTAAAGCTTTATCTAATATTAGTTTATATGAAGATGATAATAAATTAAAAGTACAAATATCTATAAATAAAAAAGAAAAATTAATTATTATTAATGATAATGGAATTGGTATGACTCGTGATGAAGTAATTGAAAATTTAGGTACAATTGCTAAATCAGGGACAAAATCTTTTATTGAATCTTTAAATATTTCTTCTAAAAAAATAGGAGAAAATAAACAAAATACACAATTCATAGGACAATTTGGTGTTGGATTTTATTCTTCTTTTATAGTATCAAATAAGGTTTCAGTAAAAACTAGAGCTGCTGGAATAGCATATGATAAAGGAGTTTTTTGGGAATCTACTGGAGAAAATAATTATAATATTACAAATATTTATAAAAAATCTCGAGGAACTGAAATTATTTTACATATACGTGAAAATAGCAATGAATTTCTTGATATATGGCGTATTAAGAATATTATTAGTAAATATTCAGATCATATATCTTTACCAATAGAAATTCAAACATATGATGAAAAAAAAAAACAGTATATATGGGAACAAATTAATAAAGCTAAAGCAATATGGTTACGTAATAAATCAGAAATTAGTAATTCTGAATATAAAGAATTTTATAAACAATTAACTCATGATACAGCTGATCCTATAGCATGGAGTCATAATCATGTTGAAGGAAAACAAGAATATACTAGTTTATTATATATTCCTTTTAATGTTCCATGGGATGTTAGAAATCGTGATTATAAAAGTGGTATTAAACTATATGTACAAAGAGTTTTTGTTATGGATGATGCTGAACAACTTTTACCAAAATATTTAAGATTTATTAAAGGGTTAGTAGATTCTAATGATTTACCTTTAAATATTTCCAGAGAAATTTTACAAGATAATAATATCATTTATAATATGAAAAATATGTTAACTAAAAAAGTATTAAATATGTTAACAAATCTTTCAAAAAAAGAAGATATATATAATGATTTATGGCAAAAATTTGGATTAATATTAAAAGAAGGACCTGCAGAAGATTTAACAAATAAAGATAAAATTATTGAATTATTACGTTTTGCTTCAACTTATAATAATAATTCTATACAAAATGTATCATTAACATCATATATTAATCGAATGATTAAAGAACAAAAAAAAATATATTTTTTAACAGCAGATAATTATCTTTCAGCTAAAAGTAGTCCTCACTTAGAATTTTTTTCTAATAAAAATATTGAAGTACTTTTATTAACTGATCATATTGATGAATGGATGATGAGTTATATAACTGACTTTAAAGGTAAATCTCTTCAATTAATTAGTAAAAAAGATGAATCATTAAATGATTTTATTAAAAAAGAAGATGATATAAATCATAATAATCAAAATATAAAAGAATTAAATACATTTATAAAAAAAATTGAAGATTTATTAGGAAATAAAATTAAAAAAGTATATTTAACAAATCGTTTATTTAATACTCCTGCAATTGTTACTACAGATACTAATGAAATGAGTACACAAATGGCTAAATTATTTGCTGCAGCAGGACAGAAAACTCCAGATATAAAATATAATTTTGAATTAAATCCAAATCATACTTTAATTAAAAAAGCAATAAATATAAAAGATGAAAAATATTTTTCAGAATTTATTAATTTATTATTAGAAGAAGCTATTTTAGCAGAAAAAGGAACACTAGATAATCCTAATACGTTTATAAACAGAATTAATTATTTTTTATCAGTTGATAAAAAATAA
- a CDS encoding transglycosylase domain-containing protein — MKFKKIFFKKYHLLIIIFIVIYSCFFLNQIVDNLPDVKNMKNIQLSQQFNKNKTLIVKCNTNCNTISINNIPKKIIQTFLIVEDNNFYGHNGFDVQGIIRVIATIFISGHIRQGGASTITQQLARNLFLNSEKSFLRKIKEILLAIKIEKFFSKEEILESYLNKIFFGENSYGIVAASKKYFNKTLDQLTSSEIAILAGLPKNPSIYNPIASIKQTEKRKNIILKVMLYKNLISKKECNIEIKKPIIINNNH; from the coding sequence ATGAAATTTAAAAAAATATTTTTTAAAAAATATCATTTATTAATAATAATATTTATTGTTATTTACTCATGTTTTTTTTTAAATCAAATTGTAGATAATTTACCAGATGTAAAAAATATGAAAAATATACAATTATCTCAACAATTTAATAAAAATAAAACTTTAATAGTAAAATGTAATACAAATTGTAATACTATTTCAATAAATAATATTCCTAAAAAAATTATACAAACTTTTCTTATTGTAGAAGATAATAATTTTTACGGTCATAATGGTTTTGATGTACAAGGAATTATTAGAGTTATAGCTACTATTTTTATATCAGGACATATAAGGCAAGGAGGAGCTAGTACTATAACTCAACAATTAGCACGTAATCTTTTTCTTAATTCAGAAAAAAGTTTTTTAAGAAAAATAAAAGAAATATTATTAGCAATTAAAATAGAAAAATTTTTTTCTAAAGAAGAAATTCTTGAATCATATTTAAATAAAATTTTTTTTGGAGAAAATTCTTATGGAATAGTTGCAGCATCTAAAAAATATTTTAATAAAACATTAGATCAATTAACATCAAGTGAAATAGCTATTTTAGCAGGATTACCTAAAAATCCATCTATTTATAATCCTATAGCATCTATAAAACAAACAGAAAAAAGAAAAAATATAATTTTAAAAGTTATGTTATACAAAAATTTAATTTCAAAAAAAGAATGTAATATAGAAATAAAAAAACCTATTATTATAAATAATAATCACTAA
- the aroK gene encoding shikimate kinase AroK, which produces MTEKRNIFLIGPMGAGKSTIGRQLANQLNMEFFDSDEEIERRTGADINWVFDVEGELGFRKRERKIINEITKKKGIILATGGGSITSKETRKYLSSRGIVIYLQTTIEKQLIRTQRDKKRPLLHNKSKLAIEILQNLAKERNPLYTEIADIIIKTDKQNAKIVANQLINLLEKN; this is translated from the coding sequence ATGACAGAAAAAAGAAATATATTTTTAATAGGTCCTATGGGAGCAGGTAAAAGCACAATAGGACGTCAATTAGCAAATCAACTAAATATGGAATTTTTTGATTCTGATGAAGAAATTGAACGTCGTACTGGAGCTGATATAAATTGGGTTTTTGACGTAGAAGGAGAATTAGGATTTAGAAAACGTGAAAGAAAAATTATTAATGAAATTACTAAAAAAAAAGGAATTATTTTAGCTACAGGAGGAGGATCTATAACTTCTAAAGAAACACGTAAATATTTATCATCTAGAGGAATAGTTATTTATTTACAAACTACTATAGAAAAACAATTAATTCGTACTCAAAGAGATAAAAAACGTCCTTTATTACATAATAAAAGTAAACTAGCTATAGAAATTTTACAAAATTTAGCTAAAGAAAGAAATCCTTTATATACAGAAATAGCTGATATTATTATTAAAACAGATAAACAAAATGCTAAAATTGTTGCAAATCAACTTATTAACCTATTAGAAAAAAATTAA
- the aroB gene encoding 3-dehydroquinate synthase — protein MDTILVKTKQHNYPIIIGFNIFNTPYLFSNFKYGDQAMIITNKKIFALYFKQLFDILQNIGIKIDYIILPDGEKYKTLITMNIIYSSLLKKLHSRDTTLISLGGGVIGDITGFAASSYQRGVKLIQIPTTLLSQVDASIGGKTAVNHNLGKNMIGSFYQPNSVIINLNYLYTLSKREFSSGMAEVIKYSIIFDDIFFSWLEKNIDKLLNLDKSSINYCVYKCCKFKSKIICEDENEKNKRALLNLGHTYGHAIESETNYNGTWLHGEAISVGIVMACITSEKLNLFTKHDTLRIINLLKKCNLPVKNPKFMNTEKYLKYMFLDKKVHNNKIHLIIPIKIGKVIISNNINKDIISDSIK, from the coding sequence ATAGATACTATTTTAGTAAAAACAAAACAACATAATTATCCTATAATTATAGGATTTAATATATTTAATACACCATATTTATTTAGTAATTTTAAATATGGTGATCAAGCAATGATAATTACTAATAAAAAAATATTTGCTCTTTATTTTAAACAATTATTTGATATATTGCAAAATATTGGTATAAAAATAGATTATATTATTTTACCGGACGGTGAAAAATATAAAACATTAATAACAATGAATATAATTTATTCATCTTTATTAAAAAAATTACATAGTAGAGATACTACATTAATTTCTTTAGGAGGTGGTGTAATTGGTGATATTACTGGCTTTGCAGCATCTAGTTATCAAAGAGGAGTAAAACTAATACAAATTCCAACTACTTTATTATCACAAGTAGATGCTTCTATAGGTGGAAAAACTGCTGTTAATCATAATTTAGGAAAAAATATGATAGGAAGCTTTTATCAACCTAACTCTGTTATAATTAATTTAAATTATTTATATACATTATCTAAAAGAGAATTTTCTTCAGGAATGGCAGAAGTTATTAAATATAGTATTATTTTTGATGATATTTTTTTTAGTTGGTTAGAAAAAAATATTGATAAATTACTTAATTTAGATAAATCATCTATAAATTATTGTGTTTATAAATGTTGTAAATTTAAATCAAAAATTATCTGTGAAGATGAAAATGAAAAAAATAAAAGAGCTTTATTAAATTTAGGACATACTTATGGTCATGCAATTGAATCTGAAACAAATTATAATGGTACATGGTTGCATGGAGAAGCAATATCAGTCGGTATAGTTATGGCATGTATAACATCAGAAAAATTGAACTTATTTACTAAACATGATACATTAAGAATAATTAATTTATTAAAAAAATGTAATTTACCAGTTAAAAATCCTAAATTTATGAATACAGAAAAATATTTAAAATATATGTTTTTAGATAAAAAAGTTCATAATAATAAAATTCATTTAATTATTCCTATAAAAATAGGTAAAGTTATAATAAGTAATAATATTAATAAAGATATTATTTCTGATTCAATTAAATAA
- the rpe gene encoding ribulose-phosphate 3-epimerase, which translates to MKKCLLAASILSANFSCLGKEINDVIIAGVDIIHFDIMDNHYVPNLTIGPIVLKSLRDNGMKNIIDVHLMTKPVDNLIISCAKAGANYITFHPECSNHIDRSISLIKKYGCKVGLAFNPSTSLNYLDYVIDKLDLILIMSVNPGFEGQKFIPKIINKIIQTRNIINEKKKDVLLSIDGGINIKNINKIVNSGANILVLGSTIFKNILSSKEIIKQIKIKLDKIKNFC; encoded by the coding sequence ATGAAAAAATGTTTGCTTGCTGCTTCTATTTTATCAGCTAATTTCTCTTGTTTAGGAAAAGAAATAAATGATGTTATTATAGCTGGAGTTGATATAATACATTTTGATATTATGGATAACCATTATGTTCCTAATTTAACTATAGGACCAATAGTGTTAAAATCATTAAGAGATAATGGTATGAAAAATATTATTGACGTACATTTAATGACAAAACCAGTTGATAATTTAATTATTTCTTGTGCTAAAGCTGGAGCAAATTATATTACTTTTCATCCAGAATGTTCAAATCATATTGATCGTAGTATTTCTTTAATTAAAAAATATGGTTGTAAAGTAGGATTAGCTTTTAATCCATCTACTTCACTGAATTATTTAGATTATGTAATAGATAAATTAGATTTAATATTAATTATGTCAGTAAATCCTGGATTTGAAGGACAGAAATTTATTCCTAAAATTATTAATAAAATTATTCAAACAAGAAACATAATTAATGAAAAGAAAAAAGATGTATTATTGTCAATTGATGGAGGAATAAATATAAAAAATATAAATAAAATAGTAAATTCTGGAGCTAATATATTAGTATTAGGTTCAACTATATTTAAAAATATATTATCTTCTAAAGAAATAATTAAACAAATTAAAATAAAATTAGATAAAATAAAAAATTTTTGTTAA
- the trpS gene encoding tryptophan--tRNA ligase, translating into MLNKLTVFSAIQPTGNLTIGNYIGALRQWKNIQNKYFCIFSIADLHSLTIYQKPNILNKNILDTLAIFLACGINPSKNIIFIQSHVPQHTQLSWILNYFTYFGELKRMIQFKEKILLLNNNKINIGLFNYPVLMAADILLYQANKIPVGKDQIQHIEMVRNIAIRFNSIYGKIFTIPEKIISSNGSCIMSLLNPLKKMSKSDLNSNNIISLFDSNDIIVKKINNAVTDSNIPPNITYDKIHKPGISNLLSILSNITNNSIQNLEIEFKGKIYSDLKKSVIEHLCIFLNKFRKKYYNYRENKKLLDNIIINGSNQAQKKAKVMLNKVNNIIGLY; encoded by the coding sequence ATGTTAAATAAATTAACAGTATTCAGTGCTATTCAACCTACAGGTAATTTGACAATTGGTAATTATATAGGTGCATTAAGACAATGGAAAAATATTCAAAATAAATATTTTTGTATTTTTAGTATTGCAGATCTTCATTCTCTAACTATATATCAAAAACCAAATATTTTAAATAAAAATATATTAGATACACTAGCTATTTTTTTAGCATGTGGTATTAATCCTAGTAAAAATATTATTTTTATACAATCTCATGTTCCTCAACATACACAATTAAGTTGGATTTTAAATTATTTCACTTATTTTGGTGAATTAAAAAGAATGATTCAATTTAAAGAAAAAATATTATTATTAAATAATAACAAAATTAATATTGGATTATTTAATTATCCTGTATTAATGGCAGCTGATATTTTATTATATCAAGCAAATAAAATACCAGTAGGAAAAGATCAAATACAACATATTGAAATGGTTAGAAATATAGCTATAAGATTTAATTCTATTTATGGAAAAATATTTACAATACCAGAAAAAATTATTAGTTCTAATGGTTCATGTATCATGTCATTATTAAATCCTCTTAAAAAAATGTCAAAATCAGATTTAAATTCTAATAATATTATTAGTTTATTTGATAGTAATGATATAATTGTAAAAAAAATAAATAATGCTGTTACTGATTCTAATATTCCTCCTAATATTACATATGACAAAATTCATAAACCAGGAATTTCTAATTTACTTAGTATATTATCTAATATTACTAATAACTCTATTCAAAATTTAGAAATAGAATTTAAAGGAAAAATTTATAGTGATTTAAAAAAATCTGTAATAGAACATTTATGTATATTTTTAAATAAATTTAGAAAAAAATATTATAATTATAGAGAAAATAAAAAATTATTAGATAATATTATTATTAATGGATCTAATCAAGCACAAAAAAAAGCAAAAGTTATGTTAAATAAAGTTAATAATATTATTGGATTATATTAA
- the crp gene encoding cAMP-activated global transcriptional regulator CRP, which produces MVVLKPQKDPTIEWFLSYCHINKYSAKTILINKDDVTKNLYYILKGSVVVLIKNNKGKEIILSYLNKGDFVGELGIFNHNHKRTAWVKLKTDCKLAEISYKNFYNLIKINHDIIMKISSQIAYRLQVTSKKVSNLAFLNVSTRIVKTLLNLAKSPDAITHPNGMQIKITRQEISKIVGCSRETVGRIFKILKDQNLIYAHGKTIVVYGTR; this is translated from the coding sequence ATGGTAGTTTTAAAACCACAAAAAGATCCTACTATAGAATGGTTTCTTTCATATTGTCATATTAATAAATATTCAGCTAAAACTATTTTAATAAATAAAGATGATGTGACAAAAAATTTATATTATATATTAAAAGGTAGTGTTGTAGTTTTAATTAAAAATAATAAAGGAAAAGAAATTATCCTTAGCTATTTAAATAAAGGTGATTTTGTAGGAGAATTAGGAATTTTTAACCATAATCATAAACGTACTGCATGGGTTAAATTGAAAACAGATTGTAAATTAGCAGAAATATCTTATAAAAATTTTTATAATTTAATTAAGATTAATCATGATATTATTATGAAAATTTCTTCTCAAATAGCTTATAGATTACAAGTTACATCTAAAAAAGTAAGTAATTTAGCTTTTTTAAATGTAAGTACAAGAATAGTTAAAACATTATTAAATTTAGCTAAAAGTCCTGATGCAATTACTCATCCTAACGGTATGCAAATTAAAATTACTAGACAAGAAATTAGTAAAATAGTTGGTTGTTCAAGAGAAACAGTTGGACGTATATTTAAAATTCTTAAAGATCAAAATTTAATTTATGCTCATGGAAAAACTATTGTTGTTTATGGAACTCGTTAA
- the metF gene encoding methylenetetrahydrofolate reductase gives MKYFYIEKKEYIDKFFNKSFNECKISFEIFPPSDYEKKSKFWNLIKTLVILKPKFISITYRNINNYYNNRTYNIIKKIQKYTNIELVPHMTCINLKNNELYDIAIKYWNNGIKHIIALRGDKTEFNKNINSLIYASDLVYFLKQIANFNISVAAYPEVHPESRNAKEDLINLKRKVDAGATKAITQFFFNIEAYLKFRDKCISQGINIEIIPGILPITDFIQLKKFIKITNIKIPNYINNMFKNLNKQDKNICKLLGSFIAIEMIKRLKNEGVNHFHFYTLNKLEIIYAICLYLGIEPNKNIFKE, from the coding sequence ATGAAATATTTTTATATAGAGAAAAAAGAATATATAGATAAATTTTTTAATAAATCATTTAATGAATGTAAAATATCGTTTGAAATTTTTCCTCCTTCTGATTATGAAAAAAAATCTAAATTTTGGAATTTAATTAAAACTTTAGTAATATTAAAACCAAAATTTATTTCTATAACATATAGAAATATTAATAATTATTATAATAATAGAACTTATAATATTATAAAAAAAATTCAAAAATATACTAATATAGAGTTAGTTCCTCATATGACATGTATTAATTTAAAAAATAATGAATTATATGATATAGCTATAAAATATTGGAATAATGGAATAAAACATATTATTGCATTAAGAGGTGATAAAACAGAATTTAATAAAAATATTAATTCTTTAATATATGCTTCTGATTTAGTTTATTTTTTAAAACAAATAGCAAATTTTAATATTTCAGTGGCAGCATATCCTGAAGTACATCCAGAATCTAGAAATGCTAAAGAAGATTTAATTAATTTAAAACGTAAAGTAGATGCTGGTGCTACAAAAGCTATTACTCAATTTTTTTTTAATATAGAAGCTTATCTTAAATTTAGAGATAAATGTATATCTCAAGGAATAAATATAGAAATTATTCCAGGAATATTACCCATTACAGATTTTATTCAATTAAAAAAATTTATAAAAATAACAAATATTAAAATACCTAATTATATTAATAATATGTTTAAAAATTTAAATAAACAAGATAAAAATATATGTAAATTATTAGGTAGTTTTATTGCTATAGAAATGATAAAAAGATTAAAAAATGAAGGTGTAAATCATTTTCATTTTTATACTTTAAATAAATTAGAAATAATTTATGCTATTTGTCTTTATTTAGGTATAGAACCTAATAAAAATATTTTTAAAGAATAA